The following coding sequences are from one Pseudomonas mendocina window:
- the rmf gene encoding ribosome modulation factor, which translates to MRRLKRDPLERAFLRGYQYGINGKSRELCPFTLPSVRQAWLNGWREGRGDNWDGLTGTAGIHRLNELHAVG; encoded by the coding sequence ATGAGAAGACTTAAGCGTGATCCGTTAGAAAGAGCTTTTTTGCGCGGCTATCAGTACGGCATCAATGGTAAATCCCGCGAACTATGCCCCTTTACCCTACCTTCGGTTCGTCAGGCCTGGCTCAATGGCTGGCGTGAGGGCCGTGGCGACAACTGGGATGGGCTGACCGGCACTGCCGGTATTCATCGCCTCAACGAACTTCACGCTGTCGGCTGA
- the rlmKL gene encoding bifunctional 23S rRNA (guanine(2069)-N(7))-methyltransferase RlmK/23S rRNA (guanine(2445)-N(2))-methyltransferase RlmL — MSERYEIVLTCPKGLETLLLEEARSLGLEEAREQTAAVRGQAELETAYRLCLWSRLANRVLLVLSRFSMANADDLYDGVQAVDWRDHLEPSGSLAVEFSGNGSGIDNTHFGALKVKDAIVDRLRTASGERPSIDKLNPDLRVHLRLDRGEAILSLDLSGHSLHQRGYRLQQGAAPLKENLAAAVLIRAGWPRIAAEGGALADPMCGVGTFLIEAALMAADIAPNLKRERWGFSNWLGHVPALWKKLHTEAEQRAAAGLAKPPLWIRGYEADPRLIQPGRNNVERAGLSDWVKIYQGEVGSFEPRPDQNQKGLVISNPPYGERLGDEASLLYLYQNLGERLRQACLGWEAAVFTGAPELGKRMGLRSHKQYAFWNGALPCKLLLIKVQVEQFVTSDRRGRVEDEQTPAEAPTQVLLSEGGQMFANRLQKNLKQLGKWARREGVECYRLYDADMPEYALAIDLYRDWVHVQEYAAPKSIDPEKAQARLLDALAAIPQALGVAQNRVVIKRRERQAGTKQYQRQASQGEFMEVSEGGAKLLVNLTDYLDTGLFLDHRPLRLRIQREAAGKRFLNLFCYTATATVHAAKGGARSTTSVDLSKTYLDWARRNLSLNGFSDKNRLEQGDVMAWLAEDRGEYDLIFIDPPTFSNSKRMEGVFDVQRDHVELIDLAMARLARGGVLYFSNNFRKFQLDEGLAARYQVEEISAQTLDPDFARNSKIHRAWRLTAR, encoded by the coding sequence ATGTCCGAGCGTTATGAAATCGTACTGACCTGCCCCAAGGGGCTCGAAACCCTGTTGCTGGAGGAGGCCAGGTCGCTGGGGCTGGAAGAGGCGCGCGAGCAGACCGCTGCCGTGCGTGGCCAGGCCGAGCTGGAAACCGCCTATCGCCTGTGCCTGTGGTCGCGTTTGGCCAACCGTGTGCTGCTGGTGCTGTCGCGCTTCTCCATGGCCAATGCCGACGATCTCTATGATGGTGTGCAGGCAGTCGACTGGCGCGATCATCTGGAGCCATCCGGCAGCCTGGCGGTCGAGTTCAGTGGCAACGGCTCGGGCATCGACAACACGCACTTCGGTGCTCTGAAGGTCAAGGATGCCATCGTCGACCGTCTGCGCACGGCGAGCGGTGAGCGCCCGAGCATCGACAAGCTCAACCCGGATCTGCGCGTGCACCTGCGTCTGGATCGCGGTGAGGCGATTCTCTCGCTGGATCTCTCCGGGCATAGCCTGCACCAGCGCGGTTATCGCTTGCAGCAGGGCGCTGCACCTCTGAAGGAAAACCTGGCAGCCGCCGTGCTGATCCGCGCAGGCTGGCCGCGCATCGCTGCCGAAGGTGGCGCTCTGGCCGACCCTATGTGTGGCGTGGGCACCTTCCTCATCGAGGCGGCGCTGATGGCCGCCGACATTGCCCCCAACCTCAAGCGTGAACGCTGGGGCTTCAGCAACTGGCTGGGGCACGTGCCGGCGTTGTGGAAGAAGCTGCATACCGAGGCCGAGCAGCGCGCCGCCGCCGGTCTGGCCAAGCCGCCGCTGTGGATTCGCGGCTACGAAGCTGACCCGCGTTTGATCCAGCCTGGGCGCAACAACGTCGAGCGTGCCGGTCTATCCGACTGGGTGAAGATCTACCAGGGCGAGGTGGGTAGCTTCGAGCCGCGTCCGGATCAGAATCAGAAAGGCCTGGTGATCAGCAACCCGCCCTACGGCGAGCGTCTGGGTGATGAGGCCAGCCTGCTGTATCTCTACCAGAACCTGGGCGAGCGTTTGCGCCAGGCATGTCTGGGCTGGGAAGCGGCAGTGTTCACTGGTGCGCCGGAGCTGGGCAAGCGCATGGGGCTGCGCAGCCATAAGCAGTACGCCTTCTGGAACGGCGCATTGCCGTGCAAGCTGCTGCTGATCAAGGTGCAGGTCGAGCAGTTCGTCACCAGCGACCGGCGTGGTCGTGTCGAGGATGAGCAGACGCCGGCTGAGGCGCCGACGCAGGTTCTGCTCTCCGAAGGTGGGCAGATGTTCGCCAATCGCCTGCAGAAGAACCTCAAGCAACTGGGCAAATGGGCGCGCCGCGAAGGCGTCGAGTGCTACCGCCTGTACGATGCCGACATGCCGGAATATGCCCTGGCGATCGACCTGTACCGCGATTGGGTGCATGTGCAGGAGTATGCCGCACCCAAGTCCATCGATCCGGAAAAGGCCCAGGCACGACTGCTCGACGCCTTGGCGGCCATTCCCCAGGCGCTGGGCGTGGCGCAGAACCGCGTGGTGATCAAGCGCCGTGAGCGCCAGGCCGGCACCAAGCAGTACCAGCGCCAGGCCAGTCAGGGCGAGTTCATGGAGGTGAGCGAAGGCGGCGCCAAGCTGCTGGTCAACCTCACCGACTACCTCGACACCGGCCTGTTCCTCGACCATCGTCCGTTGCGCCTGCGTATCCAGCGCGAGGCGGCTGGCAAGCGCTTTCTCAACCTGTTCTGCTACACCGCCACGGCCACTGTGCATGCGGCCAAGGGCGGCGCACGCAGCACCACCAGTGTCGATCTGTCGAAGACCTATCTCGATTGGGCGCGACGTAACCTGTCGCTCAATGGTTTTTCCGACAAGAACCGTCTGGAGCAGGGTGATGTGATGGCCTGGCTGGCTGAGGATCGTGGTGAGTACGACCTGATCTTCATCGACCCGCCAACCTTCTCCAACTCCAAGCGTATGGAAGGGGTATTCGATGTGCAGCGCGACCACGTCGAACTGATCGACCTGGCCATGGCGCGTCTGGCCCGTGGCGGCGTGCTGTACTTCTCCAACAACTTCCGCAAGTTCCAGCTCGACGAGGGCTTGGCGGCGCGCTATCAGGTGGAGGAAATCAGTGCACAGACCCTCGACCCGGACTTCGCGCGTAACTCGAAGATCCACCGCGCCTGGCGTCTGACCGCCCGTTGA
- the dacB gene encoding D-alanyl-D-alanine carboxypeptidase/D-alanyl-D-alanine-endopeptidase — protein sequence MIQRFRQLALSALLLPLALSCHAANGALPAKVEQALKANKISNNSLSVMTVPLGGQGGGLQFNADVSVNPASTMKLVTTYAALELLGPNHQWKTEFYADGPVKDGVLHGNLYLKGGGDPKLNMEKLWLLLRDLRINGVRQVQGDLVLDRSFFVAPQLPAFNDDGGDANKPFLVTPDSLLVNLKAQRFITRAEGGKVSIAMDPPIATIRIDNQVRLLKAGTCPAWPDVRYNAVEQFDGTTLIVTGQLAEGCTAQTYLSLLDHPSYAAGAVRGIWQELGGKILGKDRLAQLPEDARLLVRAFSPDVVEIVRDINKYSNNTMARQLFLSIGAQFRTEADQDDATAAQRVIRSWLARKGITAPHLVLENGSGLSRAERISAREMAAILQAAWRSPYAAEFRSSMPLVAMDGTMRRRLLRTPLVGEAHIKTGTLNNVRAIAGYSRDRNGQDWAVVAILNDPKPWGATSILDQVLLDTYSQPKR from the coding sequence ATGATCCAGCGGTTTCGCCAACTGGCGCTGAGCGCCCTGCTACTTCCCCTCGCCCTCTCCTGCCATGCCGCCAATGGCGCCCTGCCTGCCAAGGTCGAGCAGGCGCTGAAGGCCAACAAGATTTCCAACAACTCCCTCTCGGTGATGACCGTGCCCCTGGGCGGCCAGGGCGGTGGTCTGCAATTCAACGCCGATGTGTCGGTCAACCCGGCTTCCACCATGAAGCTGGTGACCACCTACGCAGCACTGGAGCTGCTCGGCCCCAACCACCAGTGGAAGACCGAGTTCTACGCCGACGGCCCGGTGAAGGACGGTGTGCTGCACGGCAACCTCTACCTCAAGGGCGGTGGCGACCCCAAGCTGAACATGGAAAAGCTCTGGCTGCTGCTGCGCGACCTGCGCATCAACGGCGTACGCCAGGTTCAGGGCGATCTGGTGCTCGACCGCAGCTTCTTCGTCGCGCCGCAGTTGCCGGCGTTCAACGATGACGGCGGCGATGCCAACAAGCCTTTCCTGGTCACGCCCGACTCCTTGCTGGTCAATCTCAAGGCGCAGCGTTTCATCACCCGCGCCGAGGGTGGCAAGGTCTCCATCGCCATGGATCCGCCGATCGCCACGATACGCATCGACAATCAGGTGCGCCTGCTCAAGGCCGGCACCTGCCCGGCCTGGCCCGATGTGCGCTACAACGCCGTGGAGCAGTTCGACGGCACCACGTTGATCGTCACCGGTCAACTGGCCGAAGGCTGCACCGCGCAGACCTACCTGTCGCTGCTCGACCACCCCAGCTACGCCGCCGGCGCGGTACGCGGCATCTGGCAGGAACTGGGCGGCAAGATACTCGGCAAGGATCGCCTCGCCCAACTGCCCGAAGATGCTCGCCTGCTGGTACGCGCCTTCTCGCCGGACGTGGTGGAGATCGTCCGTGACATCAACAAGTACAGCAACAACACCATGGCCCGGCAGTTGTTTCTCAGCATCGGCGCGCAGTTCCGCACCGAGGCCGACCAGGACGACGCCACGGCCGCGCAACGGGTGATTCGCAGCTGGTTGGCGCGCAAGGGCATCACCGCACCGCATCTGGTGCTGGAAAACGGCTCCGGTCTTTCACGCGCCGAGCGCATCAGCGCACGGGAAATGGCCGCCATCCTCCAGGCAGCCTGGCGCAGCCCCTACGCCGCGGAATTTCGCAGCTCGATGCCACTGGTAGCAATGGATGGCACCATGCGCAGGCGCCTGCTGCGTACGCCGCTGGTGGGCGAGGCGCACATCAAGACCGGCACCCTGAACAACGTACGCGCCATTGCCGGCTACAGCCGCGACCGTAACGGCCAGGACTGGGCCGTGGTCGCCATCCTCAACGACCCGAAACCCTGGGGCGCTACCTCGATTCTCGATCAGGTGCTGCTCGACACCTACAGCCAGCCCAAGCGCTGA
- a CDS encoding YggL family protein — MATNRSRRLRKKLCVDEFQELGFELTLNFKADLSDKTLDDFVDQFLDQAIAGNGLDYVGGEDFGLVCLAKRGSVNEEQRTAVEAWLKGRDELEKFELSPLQDVWYPENPINQA; from the coding sequence ATGGCGACCAACCGTTCCCGCCGTCTGCGCAAGAAGCTCTGTGTCGATGAATTCCAGGAGCTGGGCTTCGAGCTGACCCTGAACTTCAAGGCCGACCTGAGCGACAAGACCCTCGACGATTTCGTCGATCAGTTCCTCGATCAAGCCATCGCTGGCAATGGCCTGGATTACGTCGGTGGCGAAGACTTCGGTCTGGTCTGCCTGGCCAAGCGTGGCTCGGTCAACGAAGAGCAGCGCACTGCCGTCGAGGCCTGGCTGAAAGGCCGTGACGAGCTGGAGAAGTTCGAGCTCAGCCCGCTGCAGGACGTCTGGTACCCGGAGAACCCGATCAACCAGGCGTGA
- a CDS encoding TonB-dependent receptor, translating into MKATSASLAVLTALITPDLHAASGNSTVSLGEVYITPDQGGTLRTDSILTSVDIMGSDKIEDKNVMNSWELVGQMPGIQLTETRMGAESGKVTFRAFNGEGYINGIKTLIDGVPSNVNSGNQRFIDMVFPLELDYIEVVRGTNDPRYGLHNIGGNINFVTRQGGNYTDGRVTYGSFNTREFQLAVGHEEGNFAQNYFMAKQDSDGFRDHSDSNKYSLGGKWFVTDDEQTMKLGVIARLYHHQAEEAGFLTARELAASRKQSPTKNANDGDDRDMKHLSAHADFQLSDDLNLSNKLYYNSYDDDRTVTFTSYPVGNAPRQRRQWQERQTGVLSNLTWRAHDMLTLDGGINYEQQHNEYRRYRYNFGIPTDFDTPPARTQNDDRYTLYNTGVYAQAIIQPIEQLKIIPAYRVDKFSGNTELMGGEKAELQDYGWIKQPKLSVVYSVTPDVNVYANWGRTFQILTGSTAPAYMTAGQASYRPSINTGKEVGVKFKPFTGSEARIAVWQQDATDEVANMPSTGTTVGLGETRRRGIDMQLTAQLNDQWTLWGSHAIQEAKVVSAFTAGGQSLSGKEVFSTPRYISNAGVDYQFNDAWRFGLSARAQGDYYIDELNEQGKYGGFAVLDANVRYQLSATTSLDLQLKNLTDRDYEYVWFDNFFWAAGDEQPMFSPAPGRSAYLSVNMKL; encoded by the coding sequence ATGAAAGCTACCTCGGCCTCTCTCGCCGTTCTCACTGCCCTGATCACGCCCGACCTGCACGCCGCATCCGGCAACTCCACCGTCTCGCTCGGCGAGGTGTACATCACGCCCGATCAGGGCGGCACGTTGCGCACCGACAGCATCCTCACCTCGGTCGACATCATGGGCAGCGACAAGATCGAAGATAAGAACGTGATGAACAGCTGGGAACTGGTGGGTCAGATGCCCGGCATCCAGCTGACCGAAACGCGCATGGGCGCCGAGTCCGGCAAGGTGACCTTCCGCGCCTTCAACGGAGAGGGTTACATCAACGGCATCAAGACACTGATCGACGGCGTGCCGAGCAACGTCAACAGCGGCAATCAGCGCTTCATCGACATGGTCTTCCCGCTGGAGCTGGATTACATCGAGGTGGTGCGGGGTACCAACGACCCGCGCTACGGCCTGCACAACATTGGCGGCAACATCAATTTCGTCACCCGCCAGGGCGGCAACTACACCGACGGTCGCGTGACCTACGGCAGCTTCAATACCCGCGAATTCCAGCTGGCAGTCGGTCACGAGGAAGGCAACTTCGCGCAGAACTACTTCATGGCCAAGCAGGACTCCGACGGTTTCCGCGACCACAGCGACTCCAACAAGTATTCCCTCGGCGGCAAATGGTTCGTCACCGATGACGAGCAGACCATGAAGCTCGGCGTGATCGCCCGCCTCTACCACCATCAGGCAGAGGAAGCCGGTTTCCTCACCGCGCGGGAGCTGGCCGCCAGTCGCAAACAGTCGCCGACGAAGAACGCCAACGACGGTGACGACCGCGACATGAAACACCTCAGCGCGCATGCCGACTTCCAGCTCAGCGATGACCTGAACCTGAGCAACAAGCTGTACTACAACAGCTACGACGATGACCGTACCGTGACCTTCACCAGCTACCCGGTCGGCAACGCGCCGCGCCAGCGTCGCCAGTGGCAGGAACGCCAGACCGGCGTGCTGAGCAACCTGACCTGGCGTGCCCACGACATGCTCACCCTCGACGGTGGCATCAACTACGAACAGCAGCACAACGAATACCGCCGCTACCGCTACAACTTCGGAATTCCCACCGATTTCGACACACCACCAGCGCGCACGCAGAACGACGACCGATACACGCTGTACAACACCGGCGTCTATGCCCAGGCGATCATCCAACCCATCGAGCAGTTGAAGATCATCCCGGCTTACCGGGTGGACAAGTTCTCCGGCAACACCGAGCTGATGGGTGGCGAGAAAGCCGAACTGCAGGACTACGGCTGGATCAAGCAGCCCAAGCTCAGCGTGGTCTACAGCGTCACGCCGGATGTGAACGTCTATGCCAACTGGGGCCGTACCTTCCAGATCCTCACCGGCTCCACTGCACCGGCCTACATGACGGCCGGCCAGGCTTCGTACCGGCCTTCGATCAACACCGGCAAGGAGGTGGGCGTGAAGTTCAAGCCGTTCACCGGCTCCGAGGCACGCATCGCCGTCTGGCAACAGGACGCCACCGACGAAGTGGCCAACATGCCGAGCACCGGCACCACCGTCGGCCTGGGTGAAACCCGCCGACGCGGCATAGACATGCAGCTCACTGCGCAGTTGAACGACCAGTGGACGCTGTGGGGCTCGCACGCCATTCAGGAGGCCAAGGTGGTCAGCGCCTTTACCGCAGGCGGGCAGTCGCTGTCCGGCAAGGAGGTGTTCTCTACGCCGCGCTACATCAGCAATGCAGGGGTCGATTATCAGTTCAACGACGCCTGGCGCTTCGGCCTGTCAGCCCGTGCACAGGGCGACTACTACATCGACGAGTTGAACGAACAAGGCAAGTACGGCGGCTTCGCGGTGCTGGATGCCAACGTGCGTTATCAGCTGTCGGCCACCACCAGCCTCGACCTGCAGCTGAAGAACCTGACGGATCGCGATTACGAATACGTGTGGTTCGACAATTTCTTCTGGGCCGCTGGCGACGAACAACCGATGTTCTCACCCGCACCGGGTCGCTCTGCGTACCTGTCGGTGAACATGAAGCTGTAA
- a CDS encoding alpha/beta hydrolase encodes MPSLRNQLVIAFLRVTRRKRIYSSVQALLDGIRQVRQAGPAQPSAGMRRCLDIREQRLAGVPVYRLAPRSPTANGQHLLYLHGGAYVRPITRHHWRFLRELVELSGHTISVPLYPLAPESDCQRTVATVVQIYQQLCAQERLTALGVMGDSAGGGLALALCDALRGQGIALPNRLVLICPWVDVRMQHAAIAGSEQGDPMLAAVGLREAGRLYAGELGVDHPRVSPIEGDLGGLPPLLIFAGTRDIAHHDELLFAERCRAAGVQVDSVVGAGMIHVWPILPIPEGRQALAEIVRYLDNSSRD; translated from the coding sequence ATGCCCAGTCTTCGCAACCAACTGGTGATTGCCTTCTTGCGGGTGACCCGCCGCAAACGTATCTACAGCTCGGTGCAGGCGCTGCTCGATGGCATTCGCCAGGTCAGGCAAGCAGGGCCGGCGCAGCCGTCGGCCGGCATGAGGCGATGTCTAGACATCCGTGAACAGCGCCTGGCTGGCGTGCCGGTCTATCGTCTGGCGCCTCGTAGCCCAACCGCAAACGGCCAACACCTGCTCTACCTGCATGGCGGAGCGTACGTGCGGCCGATTACCCGGCATCACTGGCGCTTTCTGCGCGAACTGGTCGAGCTCTCGGGCCATACGATCAGTGTGCCGCTCTATCCACTGGCGCCGGAGAGCGACTGCCAGCGCACCGTTGCGACCGTCGTGCAGATCTACCAGCAACTGTGTGCCCAGGAGCGACTGACGGCGCTCGGGGTCATGGGCGACTCGGCAGGCGGCGGTCTGGCGCTCGCACTCTGCGATGCGCTGCGTGGGCAGGGCATTGCCCTGCCGAACAGGCTGGTGCTGATCTGTCCCTGGGTCGATGTGCGCATGCAGCACGCTGCCATCGCGGGCAGCGAGCAGGGTGACCCTATGCTGGCTGCCGTCGGCCTGCGCGAGGCAGGGCGTTTGTATGCCGGTGAGCTGGGTGTGGATCACCCTCGCGTCAGCCCCATCGAGGGCGATCTCGGTGGTTTGCCCCCGCTGCTGATCTTTGCTGGCACGCGCGATATCGCGCATCACGACGAGCTGCTGTTCGCCGAGCGCTGCCGTGCCGCCGGTGTGCAAGTGGATTCCGTGGTGGGTGCGGGGATGATTCACGTCTGGCCAATCCTGCCGATTCCCGAGGGGCGCCAGGCACTGGCAGAAATCGTTCGATATCTCGACAACTCCAGCCGAGATTGA
- a CDS encoding sensor domain-containing diguanylate cyclase, translated as MQPLCSVYAPAGVNDERLDGFVRLVGRYFDSAVMLVFSVGSARRIWASSGLSDEQLAQIIEADDVANDGAHHLPGMRSRVTWPLLTQEGDRLGALYLLGEQPRELDAHQREALQDFAALALDLLAREIDETRQHHEIAALRDSERRMALAIAGSGTGIWDRDVSTGEIHYSSSWKALLGYADHEIGNRIEESYTRVHPADLDYVRAAIQAHLDQHTDAYEVEHRLRCRDGQYKWVCSRGKVVERDNHGKPLRMVGTTTDITAMRRLSEQVQQTAALMTDLTNEIPGIVFQFRLQTDGSFAFTYVSAGAQAICGLSALQLMQDAQALTAIVHPDDRAAFIDSFQLSAVQLTPWHLEFRVQVPGRDIAWCQGEACPRREEDGSVIWHGFMTDVTARKQIEAELQAFATTDFLTQLANRRHFMRQLEAELARLQRSSEQSAAILMFDLDYFKAINDRWGHNVGDQALRHFAAILCSQLRKSDTAGRLGGEEFAVVLSEANLDKAMHFATRIQSELAKAPILHAGEQIYLAVSVGISSLNASDASVEAALSRSDIALYCAKRGGRNRIEHH; from the coding sequence ATGCAGCCCCTGTGTTCGGTCTATGCGCCCGCCGGCGTCAACGATGAGCGGCTCGACGGGTTCGTGCGTCTGGTCGGTCGGTATTTCGACTCGGCCGTGATGCTGGTTTTCAGCGTAGGGAGTGCGCGACGTATCTGGGCCAGTTCTGGTCTGAGTGATGAGCAATTGGCGCAGATCATCGAGGCAGATGATGTGGCCAACGACGGCGCTCATCATCTGCCTGGCATGCGCTCCAGGGTAACCTGGCCATTGCTGACGCAAGAGGGCGACAGGCTCGGCGCCCTGTATTTGCTCGGCGAGCAACCGCGCGAACTCGATGCTCACCAGCGCGAAGCCCTGCAGGATTTCGCCGCCCTGGCGCTCGACCTGCTGGCGCGGGAGATTGACGAAACCCGACAACACCATGAAATCGCCGCCCTGCGCGACAGCGAGCGACGCATGGCGCTGGCCATCGCCGGCAGCGGCACCGGCATCTGGGATCGTGATGTCAGCACCGGCGAGATTCACTACTCCAGCAGCTGGAAGGCGTTGTTGGGCTATGCCGACCATGAAATTGGCAACCGCATCGAGGAGAGCTACACCCGCGTACACCCGGCCGATCTCGACTACGTCCGCGCGGCCATTCAGGCACACCTGGATCAGCACACTGACGCCTATGAGGTCGAGCACCGCCTGCGTTGCCGTGATGGCCAGTACAAATGGGTATGCAGCCGCGGCAAGGTGGTCGAGCGCGACAACCACGGCAAACCGCTGCGTATGGTCGGCACCACTACCGATATCACCGCCATGCGGCGTCTGTCCGAGCAAGTACAGCAGACCGCTGCCCTGATGACCGACCTGACCAATGAAATCCCCGGCATCGTCTTCCAGTTTCGTCTGCAGACCGATGGCAGCTTCGCCTTCACCTATGTCAGCGCCGGCGCTCAGGCCATCTGCGGCCTCAGCGCCCTACAGCTGATGCAGGACGCACAGGCGCTGACGGCCATCGTCCATCCGGATGATCGGGCGGCATTCATCGACTCCTTCCAGCTTTCAGCCGTCCAACTGACGCCTTGGCACCTGGAGTTCCGCGTGCAGGTGCCGGGGCGTGACATCGCCTGGTGCCAGGGAGAGGCTTGCCCGCGTCGCGAAGAAGACGGCAGCGTCATCTGGCACGGCTTCATGACCGACGTGACCGCACGCAAGCAGATCGAGGCCGAGTTGCAGGCCTTCGCCACCACCGATTTCCTGACCCAGCTCGCCAACCGCCGGCACTTCATGCGTCAGCTCGAAGCCGAGCTCGCGCGCTTGCAGCGCAGCTCCGAGCAGAGCGCGGCGATCCTGATGTTCGACCTGGACTACTTCAAGGCCATCAACGATCGTTGGGGGCACAATGTCGGCGATCAGGCCCTGCGCCACTTCGCGGCGATTCTCTGCAGCCAGTTGCGCAAGAGCGATACGGCCGGGCGCCTGGGCGGTGAGGAGTTCGCCGTGGTGCTCAGCGAGGCGAATCTGGACAAGGCCATGCACTTCGCTACCCGCATCCAGAGCGAACTGGCCAAGGCGCCGATCCTGCATGCCGGTGAACAGATCTACCTGGCCGTCAGCGTCGGTATCTCATCGCTCAATGCCAGCGACGCCAGCGTCGAGGCCGCGTTGTCGCGCAGCGATATCGCCCTGTACTGCGCCAAGCGCGGCGGGCGCAATCGCATCGAGCACCACTGA
- a CDS encoding peptidoglycan recognition family protein: MGGTAFETTAPAQQVQPGQPQAPVAITVNDRAATREAIIRKVREMNHQFIERSQWGAVKGRAEDSDWDYSMVALHHAGRSYACSSGADQMLETQSKHMGQGYDDIGYHYGVDCSGIVYEGRDIRLKGSNVSNFNTGVIGIVMLNNLTTAEEGGGIVAIGRQLQESFGYNTTNAIPAAQRQGVLDLLAALRSVFEIRHFGGHREYPKQQNDGKVCPGNVGMELVQQIRTGSGLQVPPSS, from the coding sequence ATGGGAGGCACGGCATTCGAAACCACGGCACCGGCGCAACAGGTGCAGCCGGGCCAACCGCAGGCACCGGTGGCGATTACCGTCAACGACCGTGCGGCGACGCGCGAAGCGATCATCCGCAAGGTGCGTGAGATGAACCACCAATTCATCGAGCGCTCGCAATGGGGTGCGGTGAAAGGTCGGGCCGAGGATAGCGACTGGGACTACAGCATGGTCGCCCTTCACCACGCCGGCCGCAGTTATGCCTGCAGCAGCGGCGCCGATCAGATGCTGGAAACCCAGAGCAAGCACATGGGCCAGGGCTATGACGACATCGGCTATCACTACGGCGTCGATTGCTCGGGCATCGTTTACGAAGGCCGCGACATTCGCCTGAAAGGTTCGAACGTGAGCAACTTCAACACTGGCGTGATCGGCATCGTGATGCTCAACAACCTGACCACGGCCGAGGAAGGCGGTGGCATCGTCGCCATCGGCCGACAATTGCAGGAATCCTTCGGCTACAACACCACCAATGCCATTCCTGCAGCGCAGCGCCAGGGGGTGCTCGACTTGCTCGCCGCGCTGAGAAGCGTGTTCGAAATCCGCCATTTCGGCGGTCATCGCGAGTATCCCAAGCAGCAGAACGACGGCAAGGTCTGCCCCGGCAACGTCGGCATGGAGCTGGTGCAGCAGATCCGTACCGGCAGTGGTTTGCAGGTGCCGCCCAGCTCATGA
- a CDS encoding PAAR domain-containing protein: MAKPAARLSDPTSCPVPGHGVNPVAAGSGDVLFDSLPAARQGDPSACGSPLVGALASTVLINGRPAATVGSVGAHGNTVIAGSGSVLIGDSHAAAPFVAPAPLDIAMSYARSFAITDSETGAPLANRSFAATVNGRQQYGTTDAAGIATVRANSESDQISIHVYFQSPARQLTEFQEGA, translated from the coding sequence ATGGCCAAGCCTGCTGCCCGTCTTTCCGACCCCACCAGTTGCCCCGTGCCGGGCCACGGCGTAAACCCCGTCGCGGCCGGCTCGGGCGATGTGCTGTTCGACAGCCTGCCCGCCGCCCGCCAGGGTGATCCAAGCGCCTGCGGCAGCCCGCTGGTTGGTGCACTCGCTTCTACCGTGCTGATCAATGGCCGTCCGGCCGCGACCGTCGGCAGCGTCGGAGCCCATGGCAATACGGTGATCGCCGGCTCTGGCAGCGTGCTGATCGGAGATAGTCACGCGGCTGCGCCCTTCGTTGCGCCAGCGCCGCTGGATATCGCCATGTCCTACGCCCGCAGCTTCGCCATCACCGATAGCGAAACCGGCGCACCGCTGGCCAATCGCAGCTTCGCCGCCACGGTCAATGGTCGACAGCAATACGGCACCACCGATGCCGCTGGCATCGCCACGGTGCGGGCCAACAGCGAGAGCGATCAGATCTCCATCCACGTGTACTTCCAGTCCCCTGCTCGCCAGTTGACCGAATTCCAGGAGGGCGCCTGA
- a CDS encoding type 1 glutamine amidotransferase domain-containing protein has protein sequence MSSNLQGKKVLFITANSGIERDELLEPMQSLKDQGASVTHASIKGGAAETWIKDSEKDVTVQSDTPLKGLSAANYDLLVIPGGTVNADTLRQDEDAQRLVQEFRDAGKTVAAICHGPWLLIDAGVAPGKVMTSYASVRLDLANAGASWVDAEVQVCPGQNWTLITSRTPDDIPAFNAAISQALLAA, from the coding sequence ATGAGTTCGAATCTGCAAGGCAAGAAAGTGCTGTTCATCACCGCCAACAGCGGCATCGAGCGCGATGAACTGCTCGAACCGATGCAGTCGCTGAAGGATCAGGGCGCCAGCGTGACCCACGCCAGCATCAAGGGTGGCGCAGCCGAGACCTGGATCAAGGACAGCGAGAAGGACGTTACCGTGCAGTCCGACACCCCGCTCAAGGGGCTCAGCGCTGCGAACTACGACCTGCTGGTGATCCCCGGCGGTACGGTGAATGCCGACACCCTGCGCCAGGACGAAGACGCGCAGCGTCTGGTGCAGGAATTTCGTGACGCCGGCAAGACGGTCGCAGCGATCTGCCACGGCCCCTGGCTGCTGATCGATGCCGGCGTGGCGCCGGGCAAGGTGATGACCTCTTACGCCAGCGTACGACTGGATCTGGCCAACGCCGGCGCAAGCTGGGTGGACGCCGAGGTGCAGGTCTGCCCTGGGCAGAACTGGACGCTGATCACCTCGCGCACCCCGGACGATATTCCGGCCTTCAACGCGGCGATCAGCCAGGCGCTGTTGGCCGCATGA